A window of Vespula vulgaris chromosome 25, iyVesVulg1.1, whole genome shotgun sequence genomic DNA:
aaaaaatacataaaatacaattgaataaataagtaagaagaaaataggaaataatgaataaggaaatagtaaaaaataacgaaagaaccAGATGGTTAGATCAAGAGACAGGTAAAAACAATagtttattaaacaaataacgAACTATATCCTTTccataaaatcattttctaatatggtctagtataatattattagatgCAAAAatttacatctatatatacgtgtgtatttttaatgaacaaaagaaattaattaatgaatatttaaataaaataatgtattatatatacactttatttatttgtatataattttgtcaTTTTACCTGATCAATCGATAATGTCGTAATATAAGTTCCTTCATACcctcattataattttcagaaCTATTTAATACTGCTTTCACCTTATAGGACAATATGGCGAACTGTGCAATTACTTGAATGGACAAATTGACGAACATGCAATCGAATCCTACGTAACCTAATACGATACAAGGTACGAATATTATTTGGTAAGCACAAATCAAAGCATATATCTTCATGTCACTTAAATCGACGATTTCTAATGTCCTGTAGGGCAACTGATAACCCATGGAATTGTTTTGCTTTCCTgaaacgtagaaaaagagttatagaaacaaaatatttttctaagaaaaagaattatgaaaataaaagacacAAGAACGAAAACATTCGAGTAGcggatgaaaatatatattccaaATATTCATATCCAAAATATGCCCGAAACAATAGTAAATCATATTACTCATAGAATATTACAGGGTATCCATAGATGGTCTATTAGTTTAAAGATAGACATATACTTGAatacaatgttttttttttaattattttgtaatgaaTTGCGTGTTTGCCATCTCTTCTGTAAATTTTCAAGTCCTGTTTCATAAAAGTGTGCACGCTgtgatgaaaaatatgattcgAGGTAAATCTGAAAACTACTGACATTTCgagacattttatttcttatgaaatatCCCATAGATCTAAACAAATAGTAATCCAATGACGTATTATGGAATGAAGATGGTGAATTCGGTAAAATTTCCTAGCAAAGTtggttattattatctttggTTATTCTTGGTCCACGGACTCCATCATTAGTATGTAGCGGTATGACATGTTTACTGTTGACCAGTGCCATCAATTTTTTCAACAATGTGTTCTGTAACCGTTCCAATTGTGGACAATAATTATCAACAGCAATTGGTTGTGACAACTCAAAATGTATTATGCCGGTGCGTTACCATTAAATGCACGATAGCACCTTTTTCAACTTCAGATCATGCTTAGACGTGAGTACAGTTGGTTGATTCGAAGAAAGTCATTGATTGATGTCATTTACAGTTGctatatagaaaacatttcttatCGACAGAAACGATTATGCTAAGAAATGGATCGCTTCGTTGCCTGGTCAATTACGGTGTGCAAATTCAtcctcgtttattttctttcgtattcgaCAATTGATTTGAAGTAAAAATACCTTGACCAGTTACTTTTCCGATTTCACGAAGGTGTTTTTGCACTGTCGACTAAGTTACCTCAAATGCTTCAGTTGTTCTTGAATCCGATTGAAGCGGtctttttaaaacattattatcaaattcCACAGGTCCACTTTGATCATCTTCGTATGAAGTGAAAATGATCTCTAATCGAATCGTCTGAACTGACGTTGGAATTTATTGATCTTCGAAACTTAACCGTATCACTAATTTTTTGTTGCTTTAATTTCTAATAGTTGCGTTAAATCCCGATAGAAAATGTAGCAACGTGCAATGACTTATGTATTCTTTTGAGAATTAGTAGAACGaaattaatatacttattaaaaataactgGCGACTATTACATGCtcgtgcgtgtatatatgagtatgtatctgtgtgtgtgtgtgagtacATCTAGTAAttcaagaataaataaataagtaaacgaattaaaaaatatcttcggaCTACACATGGTGGCAAATCTATAAAggaattaatatgaaataaacaaaatataatgccatatatagaaagaaaaataaagagtatAAATTACCACATTCAATTCCTTCCATAAGTCGATTCGTATAATACAATACTTCTTCCAGCGACATTGAACAACCGATCATAGCAATAAAAAATGGGGGTAATTTAGTATAATTCAAGAAAGTCAATTTCTCCTCTgtagtttcatatttttcggTGAGTACATACTCTTCAATTTCCACGAATAATTTACGCAATGCTTCTCTGTTTATTCTAGTGATTGTTATTTTCGTAAGTGTCAtcgttaaaagaatattttctgcTATGTTGGATACCACGTTGTCCATAGTTTTTGGAGCCGAAATCAATTGTGCTAATGTTAGAGTACAATGAATACAAAGatatgaaaagaagaatagaaatatcGGAAAGTAGTTCTTCAATGGCCAAACTCCCATGCATCTTAAGAGCCTTGAGCTCCAAAGGAATGATTTCTGGACGTTGGCAATTCCTTCTTCCTATAATTGAAACATTCAATTTGTTAATTTGCTACACCGTTTTTTAGAtcagttattttattatgcatttaaatttgttataaataatattttattatagataatatatatatatagatattgatatattaatatgatttatgtgtatatacctataagtattatatatatacatatttgtatgaATGCGAAATTTATGGTAATTTCAACGTGATCGTATCTTGTCTCAATTTTCCTATTATAAttgtatcattaataaaaaaagaatatatatgtatgtaggtgtatgtatattctcttataaaatatatttaaataaacatgtATTGAATtagaagtatataattaatgttctTATTgctgttaaatatttaaacattagaattattttaattttcaagattgattttaaaattttcaatatttaataataatatttaaattatatgaaaaataattatacacattaatagtattcatatatatgtttatgcattctttattacattataatggGTGTCCAAATATAGCGttacgtattttttatttctttaacccgacgtaaatgtaataaattgttCGAATAGACGTTATTCTATAATATAGAGGACATATTGCATTCTTTGTTTTCCATTTATTAAAAGATGTTAAAGTCTATTCGgtcttaatttaattttttctaaatacaaaACTACATTATCcactataaaagaaaaaagaagataaaacaagtaaattatctataaaacatatttcttATCGAACAACGAAGTTGAACGTGAGATACCATTAAATCTTTCCGCTAAATAgcaacaataaataataataagtaatatatccCCTATTCAGATGAGATAACATtagttagaaaaaattttctcaaaaACCACACGTTTtcgaaataatgattttaaatgACTTTGTCTTGAACATCCAACATATTGTTCGTCAAAAATTTCACCTGCCGTTTGTCCATCGAATGAagtgaatataattattaaacctCATCGGTTCATGTTTTTCACAACATTCACTaacgtatattaatataaatatttatttttttttaaactttattcgtaaaatcaaataattctttaaaagaaagaaaaaaaaaacaagtggAATATCGTCTGAGAATATATTGCCATAAAATTGTCTAAGAAGCATGAGAACgaaaatactaaaaaaaaaaagctaataATACTTGAACacttattaatgaaattccatgacgacaaatatatataagaaataaaaattaattggcAAATGAAATTccacaaaaataatttcgaatataaataaatgatcgatGGGAAATAATTTCCAATTAATACGTAGGATATCCATGTCACTTATTAGCGTCATGAATACGATCACTTTATGAGATACGAAACTAGTTCTatggttagaaaaaaaaaaaaaaaagagaaaatattatagaactGTGCTCTTTCTTACTTCTATGCTatccttttccattttatcCCTTCGAAGGTTTGCGATAGACTGACGGGAAAACCGTTGAGCGTGCTCCCTAGTAAACTCCGTTTGAAAAGTAGCAATATGCGTGTAAGAGTTGCTTGAATAAT
This region includes:
- the LOC127072286 gene encoding uncharacterized protein LOC127072286, yielding MDNVVSNIAENILLTMTLTKITITRINREALRKLFVEIEEYVLTEKYETTEEKLTFLNYTKLPPFFIAMIGCSMSLEEVLYYTNRLMEGIECGKQNNSMGYQLPYRTLEIVDLSDMKIYALICAYQIIFVPCIVLGYVGFDCMFVNLSIQVIAQFAILSYKVKAVLNSSENYNEGMKELILRHYRLIRLTEELENNFNFPIMQQLMGSSMHICISGYYVLTVQI